A single genomic interval of Bradyrhizobium japonicum USDA 6 harbors:
- a CDS encoding GntR family transcriptional regulator → MTEADIAIVRIAPESSFKNKAYDALKEAILKMDIYSTPEPVMLDERALSERLGVSRTPIREAIAMLEQDGFVKTVPRRGIMVVRRTKSEIVDMIRAWAALESMAARLITTTARKKDITALRDFFKDFGKDRLPEDHVEEYSRANIAFHQALISLSESPVLVDLTNDLLLHVRGYRQLTIGRKDRTATSLPEHLAMIEALEARDTELAEKRARDHTLGLAAYVEAHGQELFT, encoded by the coding sequence ATGACCGAGGCAGATATCGCAATCGTTCGTATTGCCCCGGAGAGCAGCTTCAAGAACAAGGCGTATGACGCCTTGAAGGAAGCCATCCTCAAGATGGACATCTACTCGACGCCCGAGCCGGTGATGCTCGACGAGCGCGCGCTGTCCGAACGGCTGGGTGTCAGCCGCACCCCGATCCGCGAAGCCATCGCGATGCTCGAGCAGGATGGCTTCGTGAAGACGGTTCCGCGCCGCGGCATCATGGTGGTGCGCAGGACCAAGAGCGAGATCGTCGACATGATCCGCGCCTGGGCGGCGCTGGAGAGCATGGCGGCCCGCCTGATCACCACCACTGCACGCAAGAAAGACATCACGGCGCTGCGCGACTTCTTCAAGGATTTCGGCAAGGACCGCCTGCCCGAGGATCACGTCGAGGAATATTCGCGCGCCAACATCGCCTTCCACCAGGCATTGATCTCGCTGTCGGAATCGCCGGTGCTGGTCGATCTCACCAACGATCTGCTGCTGCACGTGCGCGGCTACCGCCAACTCACCATCGGACGCAAGGACCGCACCGCGACCTCGCTGCCCGAGCATCTTGCCATGATCGAAGCGCTGGAAGCGCGCGACACCGAGCTCGCCGAGAAGCGCGCCCGCGACCACACCCTTGGCCTTGCCGCCTACGTCGAAGCGCACGGTCAGGAACTGTTCACCTAG